Part of the Deltaproteobacteria bacterium genome, ACAATATTTTGAAGCTATACAGATATGGCGACAGAAAAACGGCAATATGAGCATAAAATAGAGGAAAACAGGGGGTGGAATAAGGCTCTTATGACAATGAATCTCAATAATCAGCATTTCCAGAAAGCCCAGAGGGGCATAAGGCCAAAATTTGGCCGAATCGAAATCTTCGGCTGATATGATTTACGGGACACGCTCTATGGGGGAAACCGCATCGCCTTAAGCGCAGCGTAAGGCGAATGCGGAGGGGGCAAGACTCCCCCATGTCAAAAGCCTTAAGAAAACAAGGGGCTGAAGTGTGAAGTGAAAAGAAATATCCCCTTCCCGTGAACGGTTTGCGGAATGGACTACGGGTTCACCGGATATTTACAAGAAATTTGTAAATATTCTTATCAAAAAAAGGGGTAGCCAGATGGCTACCCCTTTTTTGTCTGATAAGATTCTTCGGTCTCAGATCGTCCAGCTAGACCTCCTCAACGGTGATGGAGCCGGTTGGGCAGACCTCCACGCAGGTCTCACAGCCTACACAGTCTTCCTGCCTAGCGATTATCGGCCTTTGGTTCTCTTCGTCCCAGTCATATACTTCAGATGGACAGTTACCCACGCACTCCTCATCGCCCTGGCACGTATCATAATTGATAGTAATCTCGAACATGACTTCCTCCTTTTGTTATGATAGTCAATAAGCCCACATGTCTTATTATTTTATTGCCTGGTCGTTCATATAGACGATGGGCATTCTTTTTGTCAACCCTGTTTTTCTGATATTATGCTCAAAATAATTTCCGCTCTATTTCCAGAGGCCAATATGCGATTTCAAATGGCGATATTCGATGGCGATCTTAACCATGCGGATGGCCCATTCAGGGTGCTCAAGGGCGTGAATATGGGTATAGGTCCCAAAGATATTTTTAAATATTACTCCTTCAAATTGTCCGTCAAAGCCACGTCCCCTTATTACACGACAGCTTAGTTTCCCTGAATTTCCTTTGTCCGCCAGGACAGGTCTGGAATAATGGAATTCATGGCCCCGCAATATTGTCCCTACATCATAAAAGGGATTCCCGGAGATAACTTCCAGGGCGCTGTAGCCATGACCGACCGGTCTTTCACCCACAACAAAATCCCAACCGATGGCCCCCACCATGGAATAGGCCTGCCCTTGCCAAATCAGTTGCCTGCCCAGATACATCAGGCCCCCGCATTCTGCATAGACAGGAAGTCCCTGATGTATTGCCTGGCGGAGATCCATCCTCATGGCTTCATTGGCTGAGAGGCTGGCAGCCTGTGTTTCAGGGAAACCTCCCCCTATATACAGTGCATCGAGTTCCGGCAATCCGTTACCTTGAAGGGAATCCAGGAATGTGAGTTTTGCCCCGGCCTTTTCCAGGGCCTCAAGATTTTCAGGATAATAGAACTGGAAGGCCCTATCCCGGATCACTCCTACGAGAGGCGTTTGTAAAGACGTGATTTCTTCGGCATAAGGGAATAGCTCCACGCCGTCCATGCTGCCGGATTCCCATTTACTATTCTGATCAGCGATATTTGCTAATGTATGGATATCCACTGACCCTGTTACCGTCCGGCCCAGTCTGTCCAGTGCTTCGGCGGCCTGAGGGTGCTCTTCCCACGGAGTTACACCAAGATGGCGCATGGGGATAGGATCACCTTCCATCCTTGGGAGGACGCCAAGTACAGAAATCCCTGAGTACTTTTCTACAGATTGCCTGACGATTGTTTCATGGCGTGACCCGGCCACATGGTTGAGTATTGCCCCCTCAATTCGCAACCCCGGATCAAACCGCTGACAGCCCAGGACAAGGGCCGCGGCCGTCCTTGTCATTTTGGTGCAGTCCAATACCAGAATAACAGGGGCATCCAACCACTTGGCAAGTTCCGCCGTGCTGCTTGAGCCCACGTCATCTACTCCG contains:
- a CDS encoding 4Fe-4S ferredoxin, whose amino-acid sequence is MFEITINYDTCQGDEECVGNCPSEVYDWDEENQRPIIARQEDCVGCETCVEVCPTGSITVEEV